In one window of Azoarcus olearius DNA:
- the hisH gene encoding imidazole glycerol phosphate synthase subunit HisH: MTDVAIIDYGMGNLRSVAKAIEHVAGDRSVVITSDPAVVAAAKRVVFPGQGAMPDCMRELDARGLRPVVLEAAATKPFLGICIGQQMLFEHSAEGDVPGMSILPGKVVRFPDEGMVAADGARLKVPHMGWNEVWQKKPHPLWEGIPDGERFYFVHSYFVAPADAALTAAETDYGLRFTSAVARANIFAVQFHPEKSAQAGLRLLDNFIRWAP; the protein is encoded by the coding sequence ATGACCGACGTGGCCATCATCGACTACGGAATGGGCAACCTCCGTTCCGTTGCCAAGGCAATCGAGCACGTTGCGGGTGACCGCAGCGTTGTCATTACGTCCGACCCCGCCGTGGTGGCGGCCGCAAAGCGCGTGGTGTTCCCGGGGCAGGGCGCCATGCCCGACTGCATGCGCGAGCTGGATGCGCGCGGGCTGCGTCCCGTGGTGCTGGAGGCTGCGGCCACCAAGCCCTTTCTCGGGATCTGCATCGGCCAGCAGATGCTGTTCGAGCATTCCGCGGAAGGCGATGTGCCGGGGATGTCGATCCTGCCGGGCAAGGTCGTGCGGTTTCCGGATGAGGGCATGGTTGCGGCCGACGGCGCCCGTCTCAAGGTGCCTCACATGGGCTGGAACGAGGTGTGGCAGAAGAAGCCGCACCCGCTGTGGGAAGGCATCCCCGACGGCGAACGCTTTTACTTTGTTCACAGCTACTTCGTCGCACCCGCCGATGCGGCCTTGACCGCGGCGGAAACCGACTACGGGCTGCGCTTTACCAGTGCGGTAGCCCGGGCTAATATCTTCGCCGTTCAGTTTCACCCGGAAAAGAGCGCCCAGGCGGGTCTGCGCTTGCTCGACAATTTCATCCGTTGGGCGCCCTGA
- the hisA gene encoding 1-(5-phosphoribosyl)-5-[(5-phosphoribosylamino)methylideneamino]imidazole-4-carboxamide isomerase has product MLLIPAIDLKDGQCVRLKQGEMDDATVFSEDPAAMARHWIKQGARRLHLVDLNGAFAGKPKNGGAIRAITDEVGDDIPVQLGGGIRDLDTIEHYLDNGISYVIIGTAAVKNPGFLHDACGAFPGHIIVGLDAKDGKVAVDGWSKMTGHDVVDLAKKFEDYGVEAVIYTDIGRDGMLSGVNIEATVRLARALRIPVIASGGIASLTDIEALCAVEDEGIMGAITGRAIYEGTLDLSAAQSRADALRAPGGAA; this is encoded by the coding sequence ATGTTGCTGATCCCCGCTATCGACCTGAAGGATGGTCAATGTGTTCGCCTGAAGCAGGGCGAAATGGACGACGCCACGGTGTTCTCCGAAGATCCTGCCGCGATGGCGCGGCACTGGATCAAGCAGGGGGCCCGCCGGCTGCATCTCGTCGATCTCAACGGCGCGTTCGCCGGCAAGCCCAAGAACGGCGGCGCCATCCGCGCGATCACCGACGAAGTGGGTGACGACATCCCCGTTCAGCTCGGCGGCGGCATTCGTGACCTCGATACCATCGAACACTATCTCGACAACGGCATCTCCTACGTCATCATCGGCACCGCTGCGGTGAAGAACCCCGGTTTCCTGCACGATGCGTGCGGGGCGTTTCCGGGCCACATCATCGTCGGTCTTGATGCGAAGGACGGGAAGGTCGCGGTAGACGGCTGGTCCAAGATGACCGGCCACGATGTCGTCGATCTCGCAAAGAAGTTCGAGGACTACGGGGTCGAAGCCGTGATCTACACCGACATCGGCCGTGACGGCATGCTGTCGGGCGTCAATATCGAAGCCACGGTCAGGCTTGCCCGGGCGCTCCGCATCCCGGTCATTGCCAGCGGTGGCATCGCTTCGCTCACCGACATCGAAGCCCTGTGCGCCGTCGAGGACGAAGGCATCATGGGGGCGATCACTGGACGTGCAATCTACGAAGGCACGCTCGACCTTTCGGCAGCCCAGTCCCGCGCAGACGCTCTCCGCGCGCCGGGCGGAGCCGCCTGA
- a CDS encoding LTA synthase family protein: MALALGLYRLMRPTGGIPRWLYIKLAVVELFIPIATALVVLLSHHLWMKTGSFLSPELLSYSVENLPHVLAIAQHEAGGQSTLPLLLVPGAAVASLCAWRVRGYWKGVVGILPVVSVGWVLGPVLGNEPIIRPQYSSWHSVGYFADFLFGTPFNSTLNEAALGVAPERIYIAPSAVNVKRRPNILFITLESTRASEISPWRSGDGEATPFIAQLARNGAWVRHAYTTNDHTSKALVGIICGMYAHPGQYIVEANPGELKVRCLPEILKDSGYRSLFIQSAMGGFERRKTLVENMGFEQFIALEDLDAAAFHRLGYFGIDDKAMIPALGRWIKAGRGPFFAHLLTVVTHHPYAIPGEEDIPEDAFSNDYSLPQAPMLLRKYKRTVAYADTVVRDLFGELERLGVLDDTIVVITGDHGEGFGEHGLMGHNKLPYEEGVRVPLLIHYPKQIQSQIIEGARQHLDILPTILELLQADWQGVLPGRSLFGAPQEGVLTQCWAQNQCMTWREGDEKVLYFYGKEPLKRFDVVADPFERNELPLPDEDEMAVTMRRMLTRAVSVRAYWESAGD; encoded by the coding sequence ATGGCCCTGGCCCTTGGGCTTTACAGGTTAATGAGGCCTACTGGTGGCATTCCGCGCTGGCTTTACATCAAGCTTGCTGTGGTCGAACTCTTCATCCCGATCGCGACCGCCTTGGTCGTATTGCTCTCGCATCACCTGTGGATGAAGACCGGTTCATTTCTGAGTCCGGAATTGCTGTCTTACAGTGTGGAGAATCTTCCGCACGTCCTTGCGATCGCCCAGCATGAGGCGGGCGGGCAGTCCACCCTGCCTTTACTGCTGGTTCCAGGGGCTGCGGTGGCGTCTCTTTGTGCTTGGCGCGTGCGCGGATATTGGAAAGGCGTTGTAGGCATTCTTCCTGTTGTTTCGGTCGGCTGGGTTTTGGGACCGGTGCTCGGTAATGAGCCGATCATCCGACCCCAGTACAGTAGTTGGCATAGTGTGGGATATTTCGCCGACTTCCTTTTTGGCACGCCGTTCAATTCCACCTTGAATGAGGCCGCACTGGGTGTGGCGCCCGAGCGTATTTACATCGCGCCCTCCGCTGTGAATGTTAAGCGCCGCCCAAACATACTCTTCATTACGCTGGAGTCGACACGGGCATCCGAGATCAGCCCATGGCGATCAGGAGACGGTGAGGCGACTCCGTTTATCGCCCAGTTGGCCCGTAACGGCGCCTGGGTGCGGCACGCCTATACGACGAATGACCATACGTCCAAGGCATTGGTCGGCATCATTTGTGGCATGTACGCTCACCCCGGGCAGTACATTGTTGAGGCTAACCCGGGTGAGTTGAAGGTCAGGTGCCTGCCGGAAATACTGAAAGATTCGGGTTACCGGTCACTGTTCATACAGTCTGCAATGGGCGGTTTCGAACGGCGGAAAACGCTGGTCGAGAATATGGGGTTTGAGCAATTCATCGCGCTGGAAGATCTCGATGCCGCGGCCTTTCATCGACTGGGCTATTTCGGCATAGACGACAAGGCGATGATTCCCGCGCTGGGGCGCTGGATCAAGGCGGGGCGAGGGCCATTCTTCGCGCATCTGCTTACCGTAGTCACTCATCATCCGTACGCGATACCCGGGGAGGAGGACATACCGGAGGATGCGTTCAGCAATGACTACAGCCTCCCGCAGGCGCCCATGCTTCTTCGCAAGTACAAGCGAACCGTCGCCTACGCAGATACGGTTGTCAGGGATCTGTTCGGAGAACTGGAACGCCTAGGCGTTCTCGATGACACGATCGTGGTGATAACCGGGGATCACGGGGAGGGATTTGGTGAGCACGGTTTGATGGGGCATAACAAGCTGCCCTACGAAGAAGGGGTAAGAGTTCCCCTCTTGATTCACTATCCGAAGCAGATTCAGTCCCAGATCATTGAAGGCGCCCGGCAGCACCTTGATATATTGCCGACGATTCTCGAACTGCTTCAGGCCGACTGGCAGGGCGTGTTGCCCGGGCGCTCGTTGTTTGGTGCCCCGCAAGAAGGCGTGCTTACCCAATGCTGGGCGCAGAATCAGTGCATGACGTGGCGCGAGGGCGACGAAAAGGTGTTGTATTTCTACGGCAAGGAGCCGCTCAAGCGCTTCGATGTCGTGGCCGATCCGTTTGAACGGAACGAGTTGCCGTTGCCGGATGAGGACGAGATGGCGGTGACGATGCGGCGCATGCTGACGAGGGCCGTTTCAGTCCGGGCTTATTGGGAGTCGGCGGGGGATTGA
- the ampD gene encoding 1,6-anhydro-N-acetylmuramyl-L-alanine amidase AmpD yields MSSSDGWDARWLPSPNFDPRPGGEPPSLIIIHAISLPPDEFGGPGVEQLFTNRLDPTEHPYYATIHALRVSAHFFIRRNGEVVQFVSTDDRAWHAGVSCWEGRERCNDFSIGIELEGCDTQPFEEVQYRQLAGLVAALRSRYPIDAIAGHSDVAPGRKTDPGPCFDWERLRALLDGGVGMKWACFDKDQRNQ; encoded by the coding sequence GTGTCGAGTAGCGATGGATGGGATGCGCGGTGGCTGCCATCGCCCAATTTCGATCCGCGTCCAGGCGGAGAGCCGCCCAGCCTGATCATCATCCACGCCATCAGCCTCCCGCCCGACGAGTTTGGCGGTCCCGGCGTCGAGCAACTCTTCACCAATCGCCTCGACCCCACCGAGCATCCCTACTACGCGACGATCCACGCGTTGCGCGTCTCCGCGCACTTCTTCATTCGCCGCAACGGCGAGGTGGTCCAGTTCGTTTCCACCGACGACCGTGCCTGGCATGCCGGGGTTTCGTGCTGGGAGGGGCGGGAGCGGTGCAACGATTTTTCCATCGGTATCGAGCTGGAAGGCTGTGACACCCAGCCCTTCGAGGAGGTCCAGTATCGGCAGCTTGCCGGGCTGGTGGCGGCCTTGCGGAGCCGCTATCCGATCGACGCGATTGCGGGCCATTCGGACGTCGCGCCGGGTCGCAAGACCGACCCTGGCCCCTGCTTCGACTGGGAGCGGCTGCGTGCGCTGCTGGACGGTGGGGTGGGAATGAAGTGGGCGTGTTTTGACAAAGATCAAAGGAATCAATAA
- a CDS encoding lytic transglycosylase domain-containing protein, producing the protein MNHATRTAFPLRRAGKVLIHLTHGSLLFAGLFAGSTILGGVLPSLSAVDPVATAAARNTTQEVAGSIAVAEHVPAVEVEKVQVPPAVEPTGLTREMVRVRDWISRTYRVSGLVLEPVLLAAQDAGKHSGIDPLLIVAVMAVESRFNPFAESEAGAQGLMQVIPRYHMDKIGKSRGEDALFDPKLNVRVGTLILREGLRRYGSIQGALQYYSGAISDPEAEYARKVMAVKQRLLSAAGRVGEADV; encoded by the coding sequence ATGAACCACGCAACTCGCACTGCTTTCCCGCTGCGTCGTGCGGGAAAGGTCTTGATTCATCTCACCCACGGCAGTCTGCTGTTTGCCGGTCTGTTTGCCGGCAGCACCATCCTCGGCGGCGTCCTGCCTTCGCTGTCTGCCGTCGATCCGGTTGCCACCGCTGCAGCGCGGAACACCACTCAGGAAGTCGCGGGGTCGATCGCCGTCGCGGAGCACGTGCCTGCGGTCGAGGTCGAAAAGGTGCAGGTACCGCCTGCCGTCGAGCCGACCGGTCTGACACGCGAGATGGTTCGTGTACGCGACTGGATTTCCCGCACCTATCGGGTATCCGGCCTGGTGCTCGAGCCGGTGTTGCTGGCCGCGCAGGATGCGGGCAAGCACTCCGGGATAGACCCGCTGCTGATCGTCGCCGTGATGGCGGTGGAGTCCCGCTTCAATCCGTTTGCGGAGAGCGAGGCGGGCGCGCAGGGGCTGATGCAGGTGATTCCGCGCTACCACATGGACAAGATCGGCAAGTCACGGGGCGAGGATGCGCTGTTCGACCCGAAGCTGAATGTCCGCGTCGGTACCCTGATCCTGCGTGAGGGCTTGCGCCGCTATGGCAGCATCCAGGGGGCCTTGCAGTATTACAGCGGTGCCATTTCGGACCCTGAGGCCGAGTACGCACGCAAGGTGATGGCGGTGAAGCAGCGCCTGCTGTCGGCCGCGGGCCGGGTGGGTGAAGCCGACGTCTGA
- the hisB gene encoding imidazoleglycerol-phosphate dehydratase HisB yields MRHADVTRDTLETRISVRIDLDGTGKSVLATGVPFFDHMLDQIARHGAIDLEVRAEGDTHIDDHHTVEDVGITLGQAFAKALGDKKGILRYGHAYVPLDEALSRVVVDFSGRPGLHYFVDYTRARIGNFDVDLAREFFQGFVNHAGVTLHVDNLRGDNAHHQCETIFKAFGRALRMAATRDERLAGAIPSTKGAL; encoded by the coding sequence ATGCGGCACGCCGACGTAACCCGCGACACCCTCGAAACCCGTATTTCGGTCCGCATCGACCTGGATGGCACCGGCAAGTCCGTGCTCGCCACCGGGGTGCCGTTCTTCGATCACATGCTCGACCAGATTGCCCGTCACGGCGCCATCGACCTCGAGGTGCGCGCGGAGGGTGATACCCATATCGACGACCACCATACGGTGGAGGACGTGGGCATCACCCTGGGTCAGGCGTTTGCGAAGGCGCTGGGCGACAAGAAGGGCATCCTGCGCTACGGCCACGCCTACGTGCCGCTCGACGAGGCGCTGTCGCGCGTGGTGGTCGATTTTTCCGGCCGGCCGGGCCTGCATTATTTCGTCGATTACACGCGCGCACGTATCGGCAATTTCGATGTGGATCTGGCGCGCGAGTTCTTCCAGGGCTTTGTCAACCACGCCGGGGTGACGCTGCACGTGGATAACCTGCGCGGCGACAACGCGCACCACCAGTGCGAGACGATCTTCAAGGCCTTTGGCCGCGCGCTCCGCATGGCGGCTACCCGCGACGAACGCCTGGCCGGTGCCATTCCCTCCACGAAGGGTGCGCTTTAA
- the hisI gene encoding phosphoribosyl-AMP cyclohydrolase: MSTSTKWLNEVKWDENGLVPVIAQEASTGDVLMFAWMNREALQRTAETGNAIYWSRSRRKLWHKGEESGHVQKVVELRIDCDNDVVLMKVEQVGGIACHTGRHSCFFQKYLADGRWETVEPVLKDPKDIYS, from the coding sequence GTGAGTACGAGCACCAAGTGGCTCAACGAGGTGAAGTGGGACGAAAACGGCCTGGTGCCGGTGATCGCCCAGGAGGCCTCCACGGGCGACGTGCTGATGTTCGCGTGGATGAACCGCGAAGCCCTGCAGCGCACGGCCGAAACCGGCAACGCCATCTACTGGTCACGATCGCGCCGTAAGCTGTGGCACAAGGGCGAAGAGTCGGGGCACGTCCAGAAGGTGGTCGAGCTGCGGATTGACTGCGACAACGACGTGGTGCTGATGAAGGTGGAGCAGGTCGGGGGAATCGCCTGCCATACCGGGCGCCATAGCTGCTTTTTCCAGAAGTATCTTGCCGACGGCCGCTGGGAGACCGTGGAGCCGGTCCTGAAGGATCCCAAGGACATCTATTCATGA
- the hisC gene encoding histidinol-phosphate transaminase: MSRYWSAVVHGLTPYVPGEQPKLDNLVKLNTNEHPYGPSPRALEAIRAATSDALRLYPDPNADALKQALAARYRVKAAQIFVGNGSDEVLAHAFMALLRHERPLWFPDISYSFYPVYCGLYGVPSRVVPLDADFAIRADDYLPRGEDRAGAIIFPNPNAPTGRLLPLADIERIVASNPDAVVLVDEAYVDFGGESAIALADRYPNLLVVQTFSKSRSLAGLRVGFAVGHPALIEALERVKNSFNSYPLDRLAIAGAVASVEDEAHFSDSCAKVIATRERLTAALAALGFQVLPSAANFVFARHPAHDAGQLSAALRERAIIVRHFRQPRIDQFLRITVGTDAQCETLVAGLREILARAGTGG; encoded by the coding sequence ATGAGCCGCTACTGGAGCGCCGTCGTTCACGGCCTGACCCCTTATGTGCCGGGCGAACAGCCCAAGCTCGACAACCTGGTCAAGCTCAACACCAACGAGCATCCGTACGGTCCGTCGCCGCGCGCGCTGGAGGCTATCCGCGCCGCCACATCGGATGCGCTGCGGCTGTATCCGGACCCCAACGCCGACGCACTCAAGCAGGCGCTCGCCGCGCGCTACCGGGTGAAGGCAGCGCAGATATTCGTCGGCAACGGCTCGGACGAAGTGCTGGCCCACGCTTTCATGGCCCTGCTCCGCCACGAGCGCCCGCTGTGGTTTCCGGACATCAGTTACAGCTTCTACCCGGTATATTGCGGCCTCTATGGCGTTCCGTCGCGCGTGGTGCCGCTCGACGCCGACTTTGCGATCCGCGCCGACGACTACCTTCCCCGGGGCGAAGACCGCGCTGGCGCGATCATCTTTCCCAACCCCAACGCCCCCACCGGCCGCCTGCTGCCGCTCGCCGATATCGAGCGCATCGTCGCCAGCAATCCGGATGCTGTGGTTCTGGTCGACGAAGCCTATGTCGATTTCGGCGGCGAAAGCGCGATCGCGCTGGCGGACCGCTACCCCAACCTGCTGGTAGTACAAACCTTCTCCAAGAGCCGTTCGCTCGCCGGGCTGCGCGTCGGGTTCGCTGTCGGCCACCCGGCACTGATCGAAGCCCTGGAGCGCGTGAAGAACAGCTTCAACTCCTACCCGCTCGACCGCCTCGCCATCGCCGGCGCGGTCGCTTCGGTGGAAGACGAAGCGCACTTCTCCGACAGCTGCGCGAAAGTGATCGCCACCCGCGAGCGCCTGACGGCCGCGCTGGCGGCACTGGGCTTCCAGGTCCTGCCGTCAGCCGCCAACTTCGTCTTTGCGCGCCATCCTGCGCACGACGCCGGGCAACTCTCCGCGGCGCTACGCGAGCGCGCCATCATCGTGCGCCACTTCCGCCAGCCGCGCATCGACCAGTTCCTGCGCATTACCGTGGGCACGGATGCGCAGTGCGAGACGCTGGTCGCCGGGTTGCGGGAAATCCTGGCGCGCGCAGGTACAGGCGGTTAA